In one window of Tumebacillus algifaecis DNA:
- the mntR gene encoding transcriptional regulator MntR has translation MLTSSMEDYLEKIYELMKEKGYARVSDIASSLSVQPSSVTKMIQKLDEKKLVTYEKYRGIVLTARGEQLGKLMKQRHKRLEEFLRILGVAEETIQNDVEGIEHHVSPSTMDALNSLVLFFHQNQECLDEYYDFRNELDDLKEVNGDKN, from the coding sequence ATGCTCACTTCAAGCATGGAGGATTATTTGGAAAAAATTTATGAGCTGATGAAAGAGAAAGGGTACGCCCGCGTCTCAGACATCGCCTCCTCGCTGTCTGTGCAGCCGTCCTCAGTCACGAAAATGATTCAGAAGCTCGACGAGAAAAAGCTCGTCACCTATGAAAAATATCGTGGCATCGTCCTCACCGCCCGCGGTGAGCAACTGGGCAAACTGATGAAACAGCGACATAAGAGGCTCGAAGAATTTTTGCGCATTTTGGGCGTTGCCGAGGAGACCATTCAAAACGATGTCGAAGGCATCGAGCATCATGTGTCCCCTTCGACGATGGATGCGTTGAACAGCCTCGTGCTCTTTTTCCACCAGAACCAGGAATGCCTCGACGAATATTATGACTTTCGCAACGAATTGGACGATCTGAAAGAGGTAAACGGTGATAAGAACTAA
- a CDS encoding YqeG family HAD IIIA-type phosphatase produces the protein MMLEKFIPSLHLHTIYDIEVDKLRDKGIKGIITNLDNTLVEQDSLNATDKLIAWLSNIREHGMKVVIVSNNKELRVASFARPLGIPFVYAARKPWGHPFERALKLLHTTSRDTVVIGDQLLTDIVGGNRFGFFTIWVDPISETEGWPTKVNRFFERKIYNYLKQKGYMPWDDHL, from the coding sequence ATGATGCTGGAAAAATTCATTCCAAGCCTTCATCTGCATACGATCTATGACATCGAGGTAGATAAACTGCGCGACAAAGGGATCAAAGGCATCATCACCAACCTCGACAACACGCTTGTTGAGCAAGATAGCCTGAATGCGACCGACAAGTTGATCGCTTGGCTTAGCAACATCCGCGAACACGGCATGAAAGTGGTGATCGTCTCGAACAACAAAGAACTGCGCGTCGCCTCGTTCGCTCGACCGCTGGGCATTCCGTTTGTTTACGCAGCCCGTAAACCGTGGGGACACCCCTTCGAGCGCGCGCTCAAACTTCTGCATACCACCTCCCGCGATACGGTGGTGATCGGTGACCAACTGCTGACCGATATTGTCGGTGGCAACCGATTTGGATTTTTCACGATCTGGGTCGATCCGATTTCGGAAACAGAAGGTTGGCCGACGAAGGTAAACCGCTTTTTTGAACGCAAGATCTACAACTACCTCAAGCAAAAAGGGTACATGCCGTGGGATGATCACTTGTAA
- a CDS encoding ComEA family DNA-binding protein, with product MQIQKKERTLLLVLLIGILLAGSVYLYGDSSKLQADGIVLEQASAQPSVAAEKIKVHVKGEVNSPGVYQLPPDSRVIDAIEAAGGSKAEAHLDGINLAQALADGGQVMVPPQPTLQDTAQTSPTQGQPHAGKINLNTATLEQLVTLPGIGSVRAQAILDHRQNHGRFFQAEDLKKISGISVKLFDQLRDKVYVE from the coding sequence TTGCAGATCCAAAAGAAAGAACGCACGCTTTTGCTGGTGTTATTGATCGGCATTCTGCTGGCGGGAAGTGTCTATCTGTATGGAGACAGTTCCAAACTTCAGGCGGACGGCATTGTGCTTGAGCAGGCGTCGGCACAGCCAAGCGTCGCTGCTGAGAAGATCAAAGTGCATGTGAAAGGGGAGGTGAACAGTCCAGGTGTCTATCAACTGCCACCCGACTCGCGGGTGATCGACGCGATCGAAGCGGCAGGCGGCTCGAAGGCCGAAGCACATCTGGATGGTATCAATCTGGCTCAAGCGCTCGCAGATGGGGGGCAAGTGATGGTGCCGCCACAGCCTACTTTGCAAGATACGGCGCAGACATCCCCCACACAAGGCCAGCCACACGCAGGAAAAATCAACCTCAACACCGCCACGCTCGAACAGCTCGTCACCCTCCCAGGCATTGGCTCGGTCCGCGCTCAAGCGATCCTCGATCACCGCCAGAACCACGGCCGCTTTTTCCAAGCAGAAGATCTAAAGAAAATTTCAGGTATCAGCGTCAAACTGTTCGACCAACTGCGCGACAAAGTCTATGTGGAGTGA
- a CDS encoding DNA internalization-related competence protein ComEC/Rec2, with amino-acid sequence MWRQLYRPCQRLTADSSRKLLLWYRTLTRRSKHVPDGGGNVSNVRHWPNETLARLRTFVTGNDGNPRLPLYRTLLWLGLFFAAGIGVARLPWYWMLIAAAWCRKPLLVAAFAAGLFYATSYEWGYRPTLEAFAGQEVVVQGKVTAEPVWKNGAWRFRLDSTGGESMMVKVKQSREEAFYYGDLLEVSAVLEKPSPPRNPGAFDAKAFYERQGIHYALTAKSVRKLGRDDRGLHGRLFVPIRKRLLEVVDQQFPGEQGAVIAGLLLGITAEIEEETMESFRVMGVVHILAVSGANVAMILLPFLALLNRLRIAERRRYLLGIFVVLLYGGLTGGGPSVVRACTMAVVWCISRIVSRESDLLTSWALAGWIALLLNPLTLYDPGFQLTMLITMGLLLLPERLRFLFKMMPDKLATLLAVTLTAELLSVPIVLTLNPAFTPLSLLANLLIVPLLTLLVPLSVCTILLGLIHAGAAALPACVARLLLDALILPLQYTGQARWLVRHYQAPPIWWLFGYYAWWWVYSVRPVKWRQIALTFFASFLLVGLIRWEQPLRITFLDVGQGDSALIQTPNGKVWLIDSGGIPGFLNSTFDIGKRIVVPALASYGIDHIDVLVLTHADEDHIRGTTAVMEHFTIGQVLVANAADPSPFFQSLLQEIHRRHIPLLEPRAGQTVALDDNLKIVFWNPPPKTSRANQHSDLTDTNAGSIVFSLHAGHHTFLFTGDAEQVTTTLSHVDVLKVAHHGSKNETVLPFTLDHALLSVGAKNRYGHPALSTVEQLHQKQATIWRTDRHGAVEAVLDGDILRIKTWLPAQDTK; translated from the coding sequence ATGTGGCGACAGTTGTACAGGCCTTGTCAGCGTCTGACGGCAGACAGCTCCAGGAAGCTCCTGCTGTGGTATCGAACGCTAACCAGACGGAGCAAACACGTTCCAGATGGAGGTGGCAACGTATCCAACGTCCGACACTGGCCAAATGAAACGCTTGCCAGACTGCGCACATTCGTTACAGGCAATGATGGCAACCCTCGCCTGCCATTGTATAGGACCCTGTTGTGGCTCGGCTTGTTTTTTGCTGCGGGCATTGGGGTGGCGCGCCTTCCGTGGTATTGGATGCTCATTGCAGCGGCATGGTGCAGGAAGCCGCTCTTGGTGGCGGCATTTGCTGCCGGACTTTTCTATGCGACGAGCTACGAGTGGGGATATCGTCCGACACTGGAGGCATTCGCTGGGCAGGAAGTTGTCGTGCAGGGGAAAGTGACTGCGGAGCCAGTTTGGAAAAATGGCGCGTGGCGCTTTCGACTGGACAGCACTGGCGGAGAAAGCATGATGGTCAAAGTGAAGCAAAGCCGCGAGGAGGCGTTCTACTACGGCGATTTGCTAGAAGTGTCGGCCGTGCTGGAGAAACCGTCACCGCCGCGCAACCCAGGCGCGTTCGATGCGAAAGCGTTCTATGAGCGGCAGGGGATTCACTACGCACTGACCGCCAAGAGCGTTCGCAAGCTCGGACGAGATGATCGTGGACTGCATGGACGGTTGTTCGTTCCGATCCGAAAACGATTGCTGGAGGTGGTAGATCAACAGTTTCCCGGCGAGCAAGGCGCTGTGATCGCTGGACTCTTGCTTGGCATCACCGCAGAGATCGAAGAAGAGACGATGGAGTCGTTTCGCGTGATGGGCGTCGTGCACATTCTGGCGGTGTCAGGCGCGAATGTGGCGATGATCCTGCTACCCTTTTTGGCGTTGCTCAATCGCTTGCGAATCGCGGAACGCAGACGCTACCTGCTCGGCATTTTCGTCGTGTTGCTCTATGGCGGACTCACTGGCGGAGGCCCTTCTGTCGTGCGTGCCTGCACGATGGCGGTCGTGTGGTGTATCTCGCGAATCGTTTCCCGCGAGTCAGACCTGTTGACCTCTTGGGCGTTGGCCGGTTGGATCGCGTTGTTGTTAAATCCGCTGACCCTGTATGACCCTGGCTTTCAACTGACGATGCTGATCACGATGGGCCTTTTGTTGCTCCCAGAGCGGTTGCGTTTTTTGTTCAAAATGATGCCGGACAAACTGGCGACCTTGCTCGCTGTCACCTTGACGGCAGAGCTGTTGTCCGTCCCGATCGTCCTCACCTTGAACCCCGCCTTCACCCCGCTATCCCTGCTCGCCAATCTCCTGATCGTCCCTCTGCTCACCCTATTAGTTCCGCTTTCTGTCTGCACGATTTTGCTCGGTCTGATTCATGCTGGTGCCGCCGCTTTGCCTGCCTGTGTGGCCAGGTTGTTGCTCGATGCGTTAATCCTGCCGCTCCAATACACCGGACAGGCGAGATGGCTTGTCCGTCACTATCAGGCACCGCCGATCTGGTGGCTGTTCGGCTACTACGCTTGGTGGTGGGTGTATTCGGTTCGCCCGGTCAAATGGCGGCAGATCGCGCTCACGTTCTTCGCAAGTTTCCTACTCGTCGGCCTGATCAGGTGGGAACAGCCACTGCGCATCACCTTTCTCGATGTTGGACAGGGCGATTCGGCCTTGATTCAGACTCCAAATGGGAAGGTCTGGCTCATCGACAGTGGCGGCATCCCCGGCTTCCTAAACAGCACTTTCGATATAGGGAAACGCATTGTCGTTCCTGCCCTAGCTTCGTATGGCATCGACCACATCGATGTGCTTGTCCTCACCCACGCTGACGAAGATCACATCCGAGGCACCACTGCCGTTATGGAACACTTCACCATCGGTCAAGTCCTCGTCGCCAACGCAGCAGACCCCAGCCCCTTTTTCCAAAGCCTCCTACAAGAGATACACAGACGACACATCCCCCTGCTTGAACCTCGTGCCGGACAAACGGTTGCTCTGGACGACAACCTGAAGATCGTATTCTGGAATCCACCACCAAAGACCAGTCGGGCCAACCAGCACAGCGACCTCACAGACACGAACGCAGGCTCGATCGTCTTCTCCCTGCACGCGGGGCACCACACCTTCCTTTTCACGGGTGATGCTGAGCAAGTCACGACCACGCTTTCGCATGTCGATGTGCTCAAAGTCGCTCATCATGGCAGCAAAAACGAAACAGTGCTCCCTTTTACGCTCGACCACGCGCTGCTCTCTGTTGGTGCCAAAAACCGCTACGGTCATCCAGCTCTGTCCACCGTGGAACAACTGCACCAAAAACAGGCCACGATCTGGCGTACCGATCGGCACGGAGCGGTAGAAGCGGTGTTGGACGGTGACATCTTACGCATCAAAACATGGCTTCCCGCACAGGATACGAAGTAG
- a CDS encoding alpha/beta-type small acid-soluble spore protein: MSNRRTVLKPSAQEALEHLKYEVAQELGLDDDIQQKGWGEMTTREVGKIGGGMVRKMIRFAEAEMAARDGQIDMSQPDQGGAS, from the coding sequence ATGAGCAATCGTCGAACGGTACTGAAACCTAGCGCGCAAGAGGCGCTTGAACACCTGAAATACGAGGTGGCTCAAGAGCTTGGACTTGACGATGACATTCAGCAAAAAGGCTGGGGTGAGATGACCACCCGTGAAGTCGGCAAGATCGGCGGGGGCATGGTACGCAAGATGATTCGCTTCGCAGAAGCCGAAATGGCCGCCAGAGACGGTCAGATCGACATGTCACAACCTGATCAAGGCGGCGCTTCGTAG
- a CDS encoding RNA polymerase sigma factor, producing the protein MQDKVIVADALSSPDALSRFLRTVEPFIYQTAYYLTGKKADAEDITQESLWKVCRSLGQYQGQGSLRGWIHRVVVNTFREQLRKKRLTVVELDEGLQSSESSVEQQVEMKLTEERLHTAIAALPANYREVIVLRHIHEMSYQEIGEVLELTDAQVKTRLFRGREKLKSLFYGGDQA; encoded by the coding sequence ATGCAAGATAAGGTGATCGTGGCAGACGCACTGAGCAGTCCGGATGCGTTGTCCCGATTTTTGCGTACGGTCGAACCGTTTATTTACCAAACGGCGTACTACCTGACCGGCAAAAAGGCGGATGCAGAAGACATCACGCAAGAGAGCCTTTGGAAAGTCTGCCGATCGCTTGGGCAGTACCAAGGGCAGGGCTCCCTTCGCGGCTGGATTCACCGCGTCGTGGTCAATACCTTCCGCGAACAGCTCCGCAAGAAGCGGCTGACGGTCGTCGAACTTGACGAAGGACTGCAATCAAGCGAGTCGTCGGTCGAACAGCAAGTCGAGATGAAACTGACAGAAGAGCGGCTGCACACAGCGATCGCAGCGCTCCCCGCAAACTACCGCGAAGTGATCGTGCTTCGCCATATTCATGAGATGTCCTATCAGGAGATCGGAGAAGTGCTGGAACTGACCGATGCGCAAGTGAAGACTCGGCTGTTCCGTGGACGTGAGAAATTAAAATCGCTGTTCTATGGAGGTGATCAAGCATGA
- a CDS encoding anti-sigma factor family protein codes for MTHDEYRELIQRELDGDVTTEERQLLQVHIASCDDCHREWDDYKKLAAAFGKLPKVMPDKSFVTLMEPELPKVLKKKRRLPAAFWPGLTAAAALVLTIGLTDAFGFLAPSPSISPEQQPEQVVQRLAIDDIPASTGPADVKHPEPQLILQEKVKEKPTVQVVAVSNYDLAKVQDQTGVVVEQQKVDAVTANPNPRGNGVVVVTVDAKPTGVKVDGDKVTVIVTQDDKSSDDDGSNVSVWGIAGITEGDSDEKTITFTDEFGRVIDQTRVFLRPVAGLLAADSALNRSIANAYNADPKLNDWAQDPYQVVYRHLRDLGFSDKATVSQSNDTRLIKVIQDDVTYQIRMGKTNQGYWQPVQISRMINPFDKDPLGSKVIAYFAGMKARGTIHGFGEIYLMERTDQTVKVSVFLERQDSSGVVVVTESYYDFQVLKNASGEIRLGDQVRVTTID; via the coding sequence ATGACACATGACGAGTATCGCGAACTGATTCAACGCGAACTAGACGGGGATGTGACCACCGAGGAACGGCAGCTGTTACAGGTGCACATCGCATCATGTGACGATTGCCACCGGGAATGGGATGACTATAAAAAGCTCGCAGCCGCCTTTGGCAAACTGCCCAAGGTGATGCCCGATAAGAGCTTCGTTACGCTGATGGAACCGGAGCTGCCAAAAGTTCTGAAGAAAAAACGCCGTCTGCCTGCCGCGTTCTGGCCGGGTCTGACTGCAGCGGCAGCGCTCGTGCTCACGATCGGTCTTACCGATGCGTTCGGTTTCCTCGCACCAAGCCCAAGTATCTCACCAGAGCAACAGCCCGAGCAGGTCGTTCAGAGGTTGGCAATCGATGACATCCCGGCTTCGACCGGGCCAGCCGATGTGAAACATCCTGAACCACAGCTGATCTTGCAAGAAAAGGTGAAGGAGAAGCCAACCGTGCAGGTCGTGGCCGTCTCGAATTACGATCTGGCCAAAGTGCAGGATCAAACGGGTGTCGTCGTCGAGCAGCAGAAGGTCGATGCGGTTACGGCAAACCCCAACCCAAGAGGCAACGGTGTTGTCGTCGTGACGGTCGATGCCAAGCCGACCGGTGTCAAAGTGGACGGTGACAAGGTGACGGTCATCGTCACACAAGATGACAAGTCGAGTGATGATGACGGTAGCAATGTCAGCGTTTGGGGCATCGCTGGGATTACAGAAGGAGATAGCGACGAGAAGACGATCACCTTTACCGACGAATTCGGCAGGGTGATCGACCAGACACGCGTGTTTCTGCGTCCTGTTGCTGGCCTATTGGCAGCCGATAGTGCTCTCAACCGCTCGATCGCCAACGCTTACAATGCCGATCCCAAGCTCAATGATTGGGCGCAGGACCCGTATCAGGTGGTCTATCGTCACCTGCGAGATCTCGGCTTTTCTGACAAGGCCACCGTTTCGCAGTCCAACGACACGAGGCTTATCAAGGTGATACAGGACGATGTGACCTACCAGATTCGGATGGGCAAGACCAATCAAGGCTATTGGCAACCTGTACAGATTTCTCGCATGATCAACCCGTTTGACAAAGATCCGCTCGGATCGAAGGTGATCGCATATTTTGCCGGGATGAAGGCGCGCGGGACTATCCATGGATTTGGTGAAATCTACCTGATGGAACGCACCGATCAGACGGTGAAAGTCTCCGTGTTTTTGGAGCGCCAAGATTCAAGCGGAGTGGTCGTCGTAACGGAAAGCTACTATGATTTCCAAGTGTTGAAGAATGCATCTGGAGAGATACGCCTCGGCGACCAAGTGCGGGTGACGACGATCGACTAG
- a CDS encoding ferredoxin: protein MAKTFVDFDTCIACGACYSTAPDVYESDDDGYAFVKLEGGRDGFVEVPEEFLSDALDAKDGCPTESVKWED from the coding sequence ATGGCTAAAACTTTTGTTGATTTCGATACCTGCATCGCTTGCGGTGCTTGCTACAGCACTGCACCGGATGTATATGAGTCTGATGATGACGGCTACGCATTCGTAAAGCTCGAAGGCGGACGTGACGGCTTCGTTGAAGTTCCGGAAGAGTTCCTGTCTGACGCTCTCGACGCTAAAGACGGTTGCCCGACTGAATCCGTCAAGTGGGAAGACTAA
- the nadE gene encoding NAD(+) synthase, producing MSLRMEEHLRGFEARIEEEIAKREAFIRDQVIGTGGSGVVLGLSGGIDSAVTAALATRALGAEQVVGLWMGADSSSVHHRDAKLVADTYGCRFLEVDFSVIVNQFHDVMNASAEALPSEARIGQDNPLVKGNLKPRFRKNAEYWMAALLGYRVANTCNWSETAIGYETKYGDAAGDFSVLGDLVKAEIYILAKHLGMPEPLLTKAPSADLWEGHTDEEELGLSYQDLDTYLCTGEGDQATIGRIDRMFKLSAHKRNPMPMVSIPKYPGEGGSN from the coding sequence ATGAGTTTGCGCATGGAAGAGCATTTGCGTGGATTTGAAGCGAGAATTGAGGAAGAGATTGCGAAGCGAGAAGCTTTCATCCGCGATCAGGTGATCGGTACGGGAGGTTCAGGTGTCGTGCTCGGTCTCTCTGGCGGCATCGACTCGGCGGTGACTGCAGCGCTTGCGACACGGGCGCTCGGCGCTGAACAGGTCGTGGGATTGTGGATGGGGGCGGATTCCAGCTCTGTGCATCACCGCGATGCGAAGCTGGTCGCCGATACATACGGATGTCGTTTTCTCGAAGTAGATTTCAGCGTGATCGTCAACCAATTCCACGACGTGATGAACGCGAGCGCAGAAGCGTTGCCAAGCGAAGCGCGCATTGGGCAAGACAACCCGCTTGTCAAAGGCAACCTCAAGCCGCGTTTTCGGAAGAACGCCGAGTATTGGATGGCCGCGTTGCTCGGGTACCGCGTCGCAAACACCTGCAACTGGTCGGAAACAGCAATCGGCTATGAGACAAAATATGGCGATGCGGCTGGCGATTTCTCTGTGCTCGGCGACCTGGTCAAAGCGGAAATTTACATTCTCGCGAAACACCTCGGCATGCCAGAGCCGTTGTTGACCAAAGCCCCGAGCGCCGACCTTTGGGAAGGCCACACCGATGAAGAGGAGCTAGGATTGTCCTATCAGGATCTCGACACCTATCTTTGCACGGGAGAAGGAGACCAGGCCACGATCGGCAGGATCGACCGCATGTTCAAGCTCAGCGCTCATAAGCGCAACCCGATGCCGATGGTAAGCATCCCGAAGTATCCAGGCGAGGGAGGCAGTAACTGA
- a CDS encoding NAD(P)-dependent oxidoreductase → MRPTLGWIGLGNMGRPMVTNLLAAGYEVTVYNRTEATAAPFVERGAKLAASPKELAEQVDVVITMVSDSTAFHAVFEGEDGLLAGVRAGQTVIDMSTIAPETSRDAAAKLREKGGHFLDAPVSGSVKPATDGTLVILVGGERDVYEQHVPIFDVLGKKSFYFGDNGQGANAKLVINMLLGITMQGLSEALVLGAKTGLDRATLLEMVSVTACASPIIAMKTPSILEENFTAAFALKHMEKDFGLALEAAKQAEAALPATSAAHQSFIAAKANGHGDDDIAAILVQLEKMSGLR, encoded by the coding sequence ATGCGACCGACACTAGGCTGGATCGGCCTTGGTAACATGGGCCGACCGATGGTTACCAACCTGCTTGCGGCAGGCTACGAGGTCACGGTCTACAATCGCACCGAAGCGACGGCAGCTCCGTTTGTCGAACGAGGGGCCAAGCTAGCCGCCTCGCCCAAAGAATTGGCAGAACAGGTCGATGTGGTGATCACGATGGTCTCCGATTCTACCGCCTTCCATGCGGTATTTGAAGGCGAGGACGGGCTGTTGGCAGGCGTGCGAGCCGGACAGACGGTGATCGACATGAGCACCATCGCGCCGGAAACGTCCCGCGATGCGGCGGCCAAACTGCGTGAAAAAGGGGGCCATTTCCTCGACGCTCCCGTTTCTGGCTCGGTCAAACCAGCGACCGACGGCACGTTGGTCATCCTTGTCGGCGGAGAGCGAGATGTGTATGAGCAGCACGTGCCGATCTTTGACGTACTCGGCAAAAAGTCGTTCTACTTTGGCGACAATGGGCAAGGGGCCAACGCCAAACTGGTGATCAACATGCTGCTTGGCATCACGATGCAAGGGCTCTCCGAAGCGCTGGTGCTTGGTGCGAAAACGGGGCTCGACCGCGCCACCTTGCTTGAGATGGTCAGCGTTACCGCCTGTGCCTCGCCGATCATCGCCATGAAAACGCCGAGCATCTTGGAGGAGAACTTCACAGCAGCATTTGCGCTCAAGCACATGGAGAAAGACTTCGGTTTAGCGCTCGAAGCGGCCAAGCAGGCGGAAGCGGCACTGCCTGCAACGTCTGCAGCACACCAGAGCTTTATCGCAGCGAAAGCGAACGGACATGGCGACGATGACATCGCTGCGATCCTCGTACAACTGGAAAAAATGAGCGGTCTTCGTTAA
- a CDS encoding AAA family ATPase, with amino-acid sequence MTKKSTEVAQKIRAEVGKVIVGQEETLDLLLVGLFSGGHMLLEDVPGVGKTVLAKALAASIGSKFTRIQCTPDLLPSDVVGTTVFNQKSGEFEFREGPLFSQLVLADEINRAIPRTQSALLEAMAEGQITSDGVSRRLDRPFFVIATQNPIESHGTFPLPEAQLDRFLMRISLGYPTHEEERTIFRLSRQEASRTAMEAVVTPEDVIEVQDEVRLVHMNQEVEDYLIQLIRKTRNWEGVALGVSPRGLIALGAAAQALAVIRGRDYVLPDDIKYLAPKVLAHRLVLDSSMRMKQKTAHDVLEEILNDASVPVEDDAAQAAAR; translated from the coding sequence ATGACAAAGAAAAGTACAGAAGTTGCACAGAAGATCCGTGCCGAGGTTGGCAAAGTGATCGTTGGACAAGAAGAAACGCTCGACCTGTTGCTCGTAGGTCTCTTCTCAGGTGGCCACATGCTGCTTGAAGACGTGCCGGGCGTAGGGAAAACGGTGCTGGCGAAAGCGTTGGCCGCCAGCATCGGATCGAAATTTACCCGCATTCAGTGCACGCCAGACCTCTTGCCGTCCGATGTGGTTGGGACGACCGTGTTCAACCAAAAGAGCGGCGAGTTCGAGTTCCGCGAAGGGCCGTTGTTCTCGCAGTTGGTGCTGGCCGATGAGATCAATCGCGCGATCCCGCGCACCCAGTCGGCCTTGCTGGAAGCGATGGCAGAAGGCCAGATCACGTCGGACGGTGTATCGCGCAGACTGGACCGCCCATTTTTTGTGATCGCCACGCAAAATCCGATCGAATCGCATGGCACGTTCCCACTGCCGGAAGCACAGCTTGACCGCTTCCTGATGCGCATTTCGCTTGGCTACCCGACGCACGAAGAAGAGCGCACCATCTTCCGCCTGTCCCGTCAAGAAGCGTCCCGCACCGCGATGGAAGCGGTGGTGACGCCAGAAGATGTGATCGAAGTGCAAGACGAAGTGCGCCTCGTCCACATGAATCAAGAGGTGGAAGACTATCTGATTCAGCTGATTCGCAAAACGCGCAACTGGGAAGGCGTCGCCTTAGGCGTTTCGCCGCGCGGTCTGATCGCACTTGGGGCAGCTGCGCAAGCGCTCGCTGTGATTCGCGGCCGCGACTACGTATTGCCCGATGATATTAAATACCTTGCACCAAAAGTCCTCGCCCATCGCCTCGTCTTGGATTCGTCGATGCGGATGAAGCAAAAGACTGCCCACGATGTGCTGGAGGAAATTTTGAACGACGCCTCGGTGCCGGTCGAAGATGATGCGGCACAGGCTGCGGCAAGATGA
- a CDS encoding DUF58 domain-containing protein: MSALLWVVALVAVIYGYSKLWERYTAGKIKLTIRIDEEIIYDGEEVEVWTVLENESWLPIPWLELLMGLPSSLRVIEGAEEKEEIAYRTFLLPRQRVQRMHKVRVKRGTHRLVNAEIQYGDGIGLKGMFEQLHLFGRIQVRPRVAEEFDIDLRLQELVGEKSVVRWYQEDSSRLIGIRSYMQGDPYKAIHWRATARTGELMVKQFDTTSETDFYVVMNVQFFATYWWGTIKEVVEQQCRIAAKLFQRAEEQAFPFGLYTNASWSGAGSLHIPLQSLPGQMDAVLAALGDLSYKPNSPFEDILRNLRGRLHNRSTLVVITPYWDDRIAREVEMLRSEGHQLLLIASDHIADQLPGLSPSIPVVPLHVENAEVEQLEGQGGSEEVPA, encoded by the coding sequence ATGAGCGCCCTGCTTTGGGTCGTGGCACTGGTCGCTGTCATCTACGGCTACTCCAAACTGTGGGAGCGCTACACGGCAGGCAAGATCAAGCTCACGATCCGAATTGACGAAGAGATCATCTATGACGGAGAAGAGGTCGAAGTCTGGACGGTGCTGGAAAATGAGTCTTGGCTACCGATCCCTTGGCTCGAACTGCTGATGGGACTGCCCTCTTCCTTGCGGGTCATCGAAGGGGCAGAGGAAAAAGAAGAGATCGCCTATCGCACGTTTCTCCTGCCGAGACAGCGGGTGCAACGGATGCACAAAGTACGCGTCAAACGCGGCACGCACCGCTTGGTCAACGCGGAAATTCAATATGGTGATGGCATCGGCTTGAAAGGGATGTTCGAACAACTTCATCTGTTTGGCCGCATCCAGGTCCGCCCTCGCGTCGCTGAAGAATTTGACATCGATCTGCGCTTGCAGGAGTTGGTCGGGGAAAAATCGGTCGTGCGCTGGTACCAAGAGGACAGTTCGCGGCTGATCGGCATCCGCTCCTATATGCAGGGCGACCCGTACAAAGCGATCCATTGGCGCGCGACCGCGCGGACGGGGGAGTTGATGGTCAAGCAATTCGACACCACGTCAGAGACCGATTTTTACGTCGTGATGAACGTGCAGTTTTTCGCTACCTATTGGTGGGGCACGATCAAAGAGGTGGTCGAGCAACAGTGCCGCATTGCCGCGAAACTTTTCCAGCGTGCGGAAGAGCAGGCGTTTCCTTTCGGCCTCTATACCAACGCTTCTTGGTCGGGAGCAGGCTCCTTGCATATTCCGTTGCAAAGCCTCCCCGGACAGATGGATGCGGTGTTGGCCGCACTGGGCGACTTGTCATACAAACCGAATTCGCCTTTTGAAGACATCTTGCGCAACTTGCGCGGGCGCTTGCACAATCGCTCGACGCTGGTTGTGATCACCCCGTACTGGGATGACCGCATCGCGAGGGAGGTCGAGATGTTGCGCTCGGAGGGCCATCAACTGCTGCTGATCGCGAGTGATCACATCGCCGATCAACTGCCCGGCCTGTCGCCATCGATCCCGGTCGTGCCCCTGCATGTTGAAAACGCCGAAGTGGAGCAACTGGAAGGGCAAGGCGGAAGCGAGGAGGTGCCAGCATGA